The following are encoded in a window of Rhodospirillales bacterium genomic DNA:
- a CDS encoding metallopeptidase family protein: MTEAATRATPRTFGLAPSLDDIAAIATVELARLPEPFRSQVGAIAFRVEEFCDDDVLRDLQLDSPFELMGLYQGVAIGHKDSGSVADGPDMVFLYRRALIDYWADSEDSFETIVRHVLIHEIGHHFGLSDEDMEQIEAQAD; the protein is encoded by the coding sequence GTGACGGAAGCTGCAACCAGAGCGACGCCGCGGACTTTCGGTCTGGCACCCTCGCTCGACGACATCGCCGCAATCGCGACGGTTGAACTGGCCCGGTTGCCGGAACCCTTTCGCTCGCAAGTCGGAGCGATCGCCTTCCGCGTCGAGGAATTCTGCGACGACGACGTGCTGCGCGACCTGCAGCTCGACAGTCCGTTCGAGCTGATGGGGCTGTATCAGGGCGTGGCGATCGGCCACAAGGACTCCGGTTCGGTGGCTGACGGTCCGGACATGGTGTTCCTGTACCGACGCGCGCTCATCGACTACTGGGCGGATTCCGAGGACAGCTTCGAGACCATCGTCCGGCACGTGCTGATCCACGAGATCGGCCATCACTTCGGCCTGAGTGACGAAGACATGGAGCAGATCGAAGCCCAGGCCGACTGA